The Laribacter hongkongensis DSM 14985 sequence CTGATCTTCGGCATCCTGGTGTCGACCGTCCTCACCCTGCTGGTGATCCCGCTGCTCTATTACATCGCTTTCCGTTCCAGTCACGAGGGCGACCACGCCCCATCCCAAGGAGAAACCGCATGACCATCGAACGCGCCATCCGCTTTTTTGCCGGCTGCATGATCCTGTTGAGCCTCGCCCTGGCCGTCCCGGCCAGCCCGCTGTACGCCAGCCAGAACTTCCTGTGGCTGACGGCCTTTGTCGGCGCCAACCTGTTGCAGTTTTCGCTGACCAACTTCTGCCCGCTCGCCATCGTGCTGAAAAAGCTCGGCGTCAAGGAAGGCACGGGCGGCTGCGGAGGCCGGGCATGTTCGTAAACCGCCTGACGGTGCTCGCAGCCCTGCTGGCGGCGAGCCCGGCGCTGTACGCCTTTGACCTGCTCGACGCCTGGCAGGCAGCCCGCCAGCACGATCCGCAACTGGCGGCCGTCGAAGCCACCCGCCAAGCCGACGCCACGCTGGCCCGCCAGGGACGCGCCCTGCGCCTGCCGACCGTCGGACTCAGCGCCGGAGCCGGCACGGCCAGCCAGGAACAGGACACCCAGGGCGCCCGCTTCACCATGCCGGGCATGCAGTCCGACCAGGTGGATTTTGAGTCGCGGGTACGCAACGGCACCGCCACCCGCTGGGGCGTGGAACTGCGCCAGCCGCTCTACGACCGGGAAAAATCGGCCAGCGCCAGCCAGCTCGAAGCGCGGGCCCGCGCCGGCGCCGCCCGCGCCACGGCGGACGAACAGGGCGTGATGCTGGATGTGACACAGCGCTATTTCGAAGTCCTGCGGCTGGACGCGGCACTGGCCAGTGCCCGGGCGCAGGACGAAGCGGTGGCCGAGGCTCTGGGACTGGCCCAGGCCCGCTACGACGTGGGCGACGCGCCGGTCACCGACCTGGAAGAAGCCCGCGCCCGCCGCGACCTGATCGCTGCCGAACTGCTGGCCCTGCAACAGGCCCGCGAACTGGCCGGGGCCCGCCTCGCCGACGTCACCGGCGGTCTGGCCGGCAGCCCCGCGGCCATCAGCCGCGATCCCGGCCCCACCGGCCTGCCGCTGGCTCCGCTGGCGGAATTGCAGGCGCGGGCGCGCCAGCACAGTCCGCTGCTGGCCGCCGGATCGGCCGCCCGTGATGCGGCGGCCGAAGAAGTCGGCAAATACCGCGCCTGGGCCAGCCCGAAGCTGGAACTGGTGGCCCGCGCCGGAGAAGACCGCCTCCGCGGCAGCGGCAGTGCCGCCCAGTACGGGCGCCAGCAGTATGCCGGCGTCGAGCTGACCATCCCGCTGTTTACCAGCGGCTGGCGCTCGGCCAGGCTCGACGAGGCGCTGGCCCGGCGCGAGGCGGCCGATGCCGGCCTGCGCAGCCAAGCCCTGTCAGTGGATGACCAGGTGCGGCAGGCATGGCAGGGCGTCAGCGTCGGCCATGCCCGGCTGGCCGCACTGGCGGCAGCCCGGCAGTCGGTGGAGCGCCAGCTGGCGGCCACCCGCGCCGGCGTCGAGGAAGGTGCCCGCACCACGCTGGACCTGCTGAATGCCCAACAGGCCCGCGCCGGCATCGTGCGCGAGCAGGCTGCGCTGCGCCACGATACCCTGCTGGACTGGCTGCGCCTGCAGGCCGCTACCGGTGACCTGGACCCGGCAGCGCTGGCCCGCGTCAATGCCTTGCTGAACTAACCCTTTCGAGTTGTCCGGAAATACACCATGTTTGCCCTGTTCCAACGCCTGCTGGGCGGCCACAGCCCGCAACTGCCGCAAGGTGACGATGTCCTGCTGATCGACGTGCGCGAGCCGGCCGAATTCGCCGGCAGCCACGCTCCCGGTGCCCTGTCGCTGCCGCTGGGCCAGTTGCAGTCCGGCATTGCCCGCATTGCCCCCGGCCTCGACACGCCGATGATCCTCTACTGCGCCAGCGGCATGCGCTCGGCCAGCGGCGTACGCATGCTGGCCGCACTGGGCTATACCGGCGTGCACAATGCCGGCGGCCTCGGTCAGGCCGTAGCGTGGGCGCGCCAGCGCAACAGCAGCACCTGATGCGGCGCGACCGGCCACGACGTTAAGGACGACAGCCCGGCTGCGCGTTTATGATGAAACGCATGAAGACGCCGCTCGCACTCCTGCTCGCCGGGCTGATGGCTGTTACACCGGTCACGGCCCAGATCAACCTGCCCGATCTCGGCGATTCGGCCGAAGCCGGATTCAGCTCCCGCGACGAATCTCGCGCCGGCCGCGAGGGCGTGGTCTGGCTGCGGGCCCAGGAGGCCATGCTGGGTGACGCCGAGCTGGACGACTACCTCAACCGGCTGTCCCGCCGGCTGGCCACCGCCAGCCCGGACCCGGCCCAGCACTACACCCTGTTTGCCATCGACGACGGCCAGATCAACGCCTTTGCCATGCCCGGCGGCTATATCGGCGTGCATACCGGCCTGTTGCTGGCGGCCCAGAGCGAATCGGAGCTCGCCAGCGTCATCGGCCACGAAATGGCCCACGTCAGCCAGCGTCACATTGCCCGCCAGCTGGAGCAGCAGGGCATGAACCAGCTGCTGGCCATCGGCGGCATCCTGGCTGCGGTCCTGATGGCCAGCGCCGGCGGCGGCGCCGATGCGGCACTGGCCGCTGCACAGGTCGGCCCGGGCATGGCGATGCAAAAGCAGCTGGCGTACAGCCGGGATTTCGAGCGCGAGGCCGACCGTGTCGGCATGCAGACACTCACACGCGCCGGCTTTGACCCGCGCGCCATGGCGGCGTTTTTCGACCGCATGCAGAAGGTCAACCGCGCCAGCAACAACAACGCGCTGGCCTTCCTGCGCACCCACCCGGTCACCAGCGAGCGCATGAGCGAGGCACAGGGCCGGGCACTCAGCCTGCCCAGCCGCATGCCGGCCGATTCGACCGAATTCCTGCTGGCACGCGAAAAGGCACGCCTGTCCCGCCTCGACCCGCAGGCCGCCATCAGCTTTTATACCGATGCGCTCAAGGACGGCCGTTACCTGAGCGAAATGGCGCAGTGGTACGGTCTGGCCGGGGCCCAGCTCAAGCGCAACGACCTGGCCGCGGCGCGGACATCGGCAGCCAGGGCACGCGCGCTGGCACCGGCTCCGCATCCGTGGCTGGTGTCGCTGGACGCTGCCATCGCCGCAGCCGGCGGCGACTACGCCACCAGCGCCCGCCTGTACCGCGAAGGCCGCCAGCGCTTCCCGGACGCACCAGCTCTCGCCTATGGCGAACTCGACAGCCTGATCGCCGCCGGCCAGACCGATGCAGCCCGCCAGCTGGCCGAAACAGCCGTGTCGCGCCGGCCGGAAGACCCCGAGCTGTGGGCGCGGCTGGCACGCATCTATGCCGACCGCGACAAGCTGCGCTACCACTTTGCGCTGGGCCAGCAGCTGTATTACCAGCAGGAAGCGCGCCCGGCGCTGGAGCAGTTCCAGCTGGCCCGCGAAGCACCGGGTGACGATTTTTACCTGCGTTCGCGCCTTGATGCGCGCATCCGCGAGCTGATGCCCGTGGTCAAGGAACAGATCGAGGCCCAGCGCCAGCGCCGCTAACCGGTACGGCGATGCCGGGCTGGCGACGGATTCGCGGCGGCAGGCAGATTTTTTCACATTATTTTCACAAAACAACAAATACGCACCTACGGACATTTACCCGGCAACCCGACTGTCAGACAGTGGTTAAATCCGGAAAATTGCCACAAAACAGCCAATAAAACGGCTTTGTTGCACCGCACATCCTGAATATTCGAAAAACGGTACACAGGCTGCCGTTGACGTATGCGAAAACCGCTGCAAATTTGAACGGGTTACGGCACAATTCTGCGCGCACAAAACGACATTCATGTTTCGGTTTCAACCAAACCGGACACACAACGCGGCACCGGCCGGACCGGCCCGGCGCCCACACACCCACAACAGCAGAGGTGGAAGAGACATGGCTGACTACCCGACCCCCGACATTGATCCGCAGGAAACCCAGGAATGGCTGGCCGCGCTGGCGTCCGTGCTGGACACCGAAGGCCCAGAACGCGCCCATTTCCTGTTGCAGCAGATGGTCGAACGCGCCCGCCGCCGCGGCGCCTACCTGCCCTTCGATGCCACCACCGCCTACCAGAACACCATCCCGGTCGCCAAAGAGGCGCACTCGCCGGGCGATCACGAGCTGGAGCACCGCATCCGCTCAATCAACCGCTGGAACGCGGCCGCCATGGTGCTGCGCGCCGGCAAGAAAGACCTCGAGCTGGGCGGCCACATCGCCAGCTTCCAGTCTTCCGCCACCCTCTATGACGTCGGCTTCAACCACTTCTGGCGCGCCCACAACGACGAGCAGGAAGGCGATCTGGTGTTTTTCCAGGGCCACATCGCTCCGGGCATCTACGCCCGCGCCTTCATGGAAGGACGCATCTCCGCCGAGCAGCTCGACAGCTTCCGCCAGGAAGTCGACGGCCAGGGCCTGTCGTCCTACCCGCACCCGTGGCTGATGCCGGGGTTCTGGCAGTTCCCCACCGTGTCCATGGGCCTGGGCCCCTTGATGGCCATCTACCAGGCACGCTTCCTCAAGTACCTCGAAAGCCGCGGGCTGGCCAAGACGCCGGGACGCAAGGTGTGGTGCTTCTGCGGTGACGGCGAAATGGACGAGCCCGAATCGATGGGCGCCATCGCCATGGCCGCGCGCGAAGGTCTCGACAACCTGATCTTCGTCATCAACTGCAACCTGCAACGGCTGGACGGCCCGGTGCGCGGCAACGGCAAGATCATCCAGGAACTGGAAGGCAACTTCCGCGGCGCCGGCTGGAACGTGCTCAAGGTGATCTGGGGCAGCCGCTGGGATCCGCTGCTGGCCATGGACAGCAAGGGCCTGCTGAAAAAGCGCATGGACGAATGCGTGGACGGCGACTACCAGACCTTCAAGTCGAAAAACGGCGCCTACGTGCGCGAGCACTTCTTCGGCAAGTATCCGGAGCTGCGCGAGATGGTCGCCAACATGTCGGACGCCGAAATCTGGGCGCTCAACCGCGGCGGTCACGACCCGCACAAGGTGTACGCCGCCTACCACGAGGCCACCACCAATCCGCAGGGCCGGCCGACCGTGATCCTCGCCAAGACCATCAAGGGTTACGGCATGGGCTCCAGTGGCGAAGCGCAGAACATCGCCCACCAGGCCAAGAAGATGGACCTGGAAGACCTGCGCAAGTTCCGCGACCGCTTCGGCATTCCGGTATCGGACGCCGAGCTGGCCAGCGCCCCCTACTACAAGCCGGCCGACGACAGCGCCGAAATGCGCTACATGCACGCCCGCCGCGCCGCACTGGGCGGCTACCTGCCGCAGCGCCGGCCGGTCCAGGCGCCGATGGCCATTCCCGGCCTGCACGTCTTTGACGCCCTGTTGCAGGATTCGGGCGAGCGCAGCTTCTCCACCACCATGGCTTTCGTGCGCATGCTGGGCACGCTGCTGAAAGACAAGACCATCGGCCGCCACATCGTGCCGATCGTGCCGGACGAATCACGCACCTTCGGCATGGAAGGCATGTTCCGCCAGTACGGCATCTGGTCCACCCAGGGCCAGAACTACGTGCCGCAGGATGCCGACCAGCTGATGTTCTACAAGGAATCGCGGGACGGCCAGATGCTGCAGGAAGGCATCAACGAGCCGGGCGCCATGTCGAGCTGGATTGCCGCCGCCACCAGCTACGCCAACCACGGCACGCCGATGATCCCGTTCTACATCTACTACTCGATGTTCGGCTTCCAGCGCATCGGTGACCTCGCATGGGCCGCCGGCGACATGCGCGCCCGCGGCTTCATGCTCGGCGGCACCGCCGGCCGCACCACGCTCAACGGCGAAGGCCTGCAACACGAGGACGGCCACAGCCACATCCAGGCCGGCCTGATCCCCAACTGCGTCAGCTACGACCCGACCTTCTCCGGCGAGCTGGCCGTCATCCTGCAGGACGGCCTCAAGCGCATGTACGTCGACCAGGAAGACGTGTTCTTCTACATCACCCTGATGAACGAGAACTACCGTCACCGCGCGCTGCCGGCCGGCAGCGAACAGGGCGTGCTCAAGGGCCTTTACTGCCTGCAACCGGCTGACGGCGCCGACGTGCAGCTCCTGGGCTCCGGCACTATCCTCAACGAAGTGCTGGCAGCCGCCGACCTGCTGCGCGACGACTTCGGCCTCCAGGCCAATGTCTGGAGCGCCACCTCGTTCAACCTGCTGGCCCGTGACGGCCGGGCTGCTGAGCGCCACAACCGCCTGCACCCGACCGCTGCCCCGCAGCAAGGCTGGGTCGAACAGCAGCTGGCCGGCCAGCAAGGCCCCTTCATCGCCGCCACCGACTACATCCGCGCCTACGCCGAACAGATCCGCGAATGGGTTCCGGGCCGCTACACCGTGCTCGGCACCGACGGCTTTGGCCGCTCCGACAGCCGCGCCAACCTGCGCCGCCATTTCGAAGTCGACCGTTATCATGTCGTCATTGCCGCGCTCAAGGCCCTGGCCGACGAAGGCCGGCTGCCGGCCG is a genomic window containing:
- a CDS encoding YgaP family membrane protein, translated to MTIERAIRFFAGCMILLSLALAVPASPLYASQNFLWLTAFVGANLLQFSLTNFCPLAIVLKKLGVKEGTGGCGGRACS
- a CDS encoding TolC family protein, which codes for MFVNRLTVLAALLAASPALYAFDLLDAWQAARQHDPQLAAVEATRQADATLARQGRALRLPTVGLSAGAGTASQEQDTQGARFTMPGMQSDQVDFESRVRNGTATRWGVELRQPLYDREKSASASQLEARARAGAARATADEQGVMLDVTQRYFEVLRLDAALASARAQDEAVAEALGLAQARYDVGDAPVTDLEEARARRDLIAAELLALQQARELAGARLADVTGGLAGSPAAISRDPGPTGLPLAPLAELQARARQHSPLLAAGSAARDAAAEEVGKYRAWASPKLELVARAGEDRLRGSGSAAQYGRQQYAGVELTIPLFTSGWRSARLDEALARREAADAGLRSQALSVDDQVRQAWQGVSVGHARLAALAAARQSVERQLAATRAGVEEGARTTLDLLNAQQARAGIVREQAALRHDTLLDWLRLQAATGDLDPAALARVNALLN
- a CDS encoding rhodanese-like domain-containing protein, translated to MFALFQRLLGGHSPQLPQGDDVLLIDVREPAEFAGSHAPGALSLPLGQLQSGIARIAPGLDTPMILYCASGMRSASGVRMLAALGYTGVHNAGGLGQAVAWARQRNSST
- a CDS encoding M48 family metalloprotease, whose translation is MKTPLALLLAGLMAVTPVTAQINLPDLGDSAEAGFSSRDESRAGREGVVWLRAQEAMLGDAELDDYLNRLSRRLATASPDPAQHYTLFAIDDGQINAFAMPGGYIGVHTGLLLAAQSESELASVIGHEMAHVSQRHIARQLEQQGMNQLLAIGGILAAVLMASAGGGADAALAAAQVGPGMAMQKQLAYSRDFEREADRVGMQTLTRAGFDPRAMAAFFDRMQKVNRASNNNALAFLRTHPVTSERMSEAQGRALSLPSRMPADSTEFLLAREKARLSRLDPQAAISFYTDALKDGRYLSEMAQWYGLAGAQLKRNDLAAARTSAARARALAPAPHPWLVSLDAAIAAAGGDYATSARLYREGRQRFPDAPALAYGELDSLIAAGQTDAARQLAETAVSRRPEDPELWARLARIYADRDKLRYHFALGQQLYYQQEARPALEQFQLAREAPGDDFYLRSRLDARIRELMPVVKEQIEAQRQRR
- the aceE gene encoding pyruvate dehydrogenase (acetyl-transferring), homodimeric type — encoded protein: MADYPTPDIDPQETQEWLAALASVLDTEGPERAHFLLQQMVERARRRGAYLPFDATTAYQNTIPVAKEAHSPGDHELEHRIRSINRWNAAAMVLRAGKKDLELGGHIASFQSSATLYDVGFNHFWRAHNDEQEGDLVFFQGHIAPGIYARAFMEGRISAEQLDSFRQEVDGQGLSSYPHPWLMPGFWQFPTVSMGLGPLMAIYQARFLKYLESRGLAKTPGRKVWCFCGDGEMDEPESMGAIAMAAREGLDNLIFVINCNLQRLDGPVRGNGKIIQELEGNFRGAGWNVLKVIWGSRWDPLLAMDSKGLLKKRMDECVDGDYQTFKSKNGAYVREHFFGKYPELREMVANMSDAEIWALNRGGHDPHKVYAAYHEATTNPQGRPTVILAKTIKGYGMGSSGEAQNIAHQAKKMDLEDLRKFRDRFGIPVSDAELASAPYYKPADDSAEMRYMHARRAALGGYLPQRRPVQAPMAIPGLHVFDALLQDSGERSFSTTMAFVRMLGTLLKDKTIGRHIVPIVPDESRTFGMEGMFRQYGIWSTQGQNYVPQDADQLMFYKESRDGQMLQEGINEPGAMSSWIAAATSYANHGTPMIPFYIYYSMFGFQRIGDLAWAAGDMRARGFMLGGTAGRTTLNGEGLQHEDGHSHIQAGLIPNCVSYDPTFSGELAVILQDGLKRMYVDQEDVFFYITLMNENYRHRALPAGSEQGVLKGLYCLQPADGADVQLLGSGTILNEVLAAADLLRDDFGLQANVWSATSFNLLARDGRAAERHNRLHPTAAPQQGWVEQQLAGQQGPFIAATDYIRAYAEQIREWVPGRYTVLGTDGFGRSDSRANLRRHFEVDRYHVVIAALKALADEGRLPAGRVAEAIARYGIDADRPAPWTV